The following nucleotide sequence is from Cucumis melo cultivar AY chromosome 1, USDA_Cmelo_AY_1.0, whole genome shotgun sequence.
tttattttgataaatttattttaataaatttatttaatggaatgagagaaataaaaaaatatttttatatttaatatttttatatttttatattttacatttttaaaatattaattttcaaagtatcaaataaaaattttaactatacttgacgttatttccacgtcaagtaaatgtcaactatacttgacgcgaaatcAACGTCAGGTAAAATctgcactatacttgacgctaCAAAATCGTCAAGTACAATctcaactatacttgacgtgacacaaaacgtcaagtaaaaataattcgaaaattttggtgaaaattttgttctttaaactatacttgacgttgttTTCACGTCAAGTAACGTTTCGCAATACTTGACACGAatacaacgtcaagtaaaatgtcctttatacttgacgcgaaaaaaatgtcaagtaaaggtTAGCGTAAAATTATCCGAAAAACTCTGTGAAAACTCTGCTTTTTTggaactatacttgacgttttcctttaaaattgtcaatacttgacgtttttttaacaaaagcgtcaagtatgtaaaagtgcctacttgacgtttttttaacaaaagcgTAAGTATGTAAAAGTGCCTAGttcaagtaaagtagattttgtagtagtggaaACATACAAACCCTAAACCCAAACGTTTTGGAGGCAAAACCTTTCGGCGAAACCTTCAACAAGTTCGTTTTAGGTTTCAGAGAAGAAGAGGGAGACTTTTCAACAAACTGAAAGAGAGAATGGAAAGGGTTTGAAGGGTAAAACCGGGTTTATGGAAAACCTAAAACTAGGATTTCCATAACTCTACATCGTTTAACCTTACCTAGCCCACAGTGTTACCACTACAAATAAACGGCCCCTTAAGTCTCTCAtcataacattttttaatacaACTTATGAATATAACTATGTAAAGccaacaatttttttatataaaaacttttttttttgtgtaatttgtttctttttctttctcaactcACCCTctaaaaatttatttgtttgtatttAGAGTACTGAAGAAAGGTTTAGGATCAAAGAGTGATCGATTATGACAAATTACGAACAGTTTAGTGGTGCCAAATTTGAAGAAAGGTGTCTTATGAGGTTATCAAAAATGGTAAGCCCGGAAGAGTTATGAAGATATCGAAAATGAAATTCTAACGTTAATTAAACTCTAAAATGAGAGCTTTGATTTTTccatcaaaatttcaatttggtTGTTGTTGAAAGTTTGTTATGATAGAAATTATTTCTCTTTGAGATGTGAAATATAGTGCATGATTTTAATTTACACCTTACCAAATTAACCACGTTAGATTAGTTaagtttttatatatgttttttgaattatttaaataataaaatcatCTAATAGTTAATTATAGAATGTATATGGGAAACAATTTGGTGTCTAATATTATCATGTGTGTGCGCTTACTTTCATATTCATAGAAATTATACATGTTCAAATAAAAGGAGATCACATAACTatcttaattatacaatatgAGATTCTCCTATATTTTAATACAAATTCATATTATGCTATTTGTACAAATCCCactattttaatatatttaaataaaatgacaaatttcACGTGCAATGCACGTGTTACTAACTAGTTCCTTACAAAATGgaaaacgtttttttttttttttttagaacaagaaacaaggaATGTTACCAAACACTCTTTGTTTCTTATAAAATGAAAACATAAATAGGAAACAGGAAACAAAAATGTTACTAAACAGGCCCTGAGTGATTGCTTACTAGTATACTCATACTATAAGAGAGACTAATTAAATCTTTTTAGAGGTCTCGCACTTAAGGGGAACCCTAAGTGATCTTTCATCGAGTTGAGTTATTTGTGTGtccactactacaaaactgggtttacttgacactttttacctgtcaaatatttatttacttgacgcttttcaatgtgtcaGCGTCAAGTAATCCACTTGCTGTAATATATACTATCTCAATCACCAATTGATCCAAAGACTTAAGCTAGCGGGTGAAgttcaaatttaatattatatcctTTAACACTATATATGGAAATTACCAACAAAAGTTAAAACCAAACAGAACTTATTATTGACCACCTCAATCACACACACAAACACATGATCAATATCACAAAATTAATAAACATACTAACCATGAAGAAAGCAGCATCAGCCTTTGGAACAAAATCAAGCATATTTCCACCAACATGTTCCACACCATCATACTTTTCTGAAGTTGACACAACATTTGGAAGATCAAAGTTAATACCTTTCATCCATGGAAAAGCCTTAACCAAAACACTCAAAGTAGTCCCATTCCCTCCTCCCACATCCACCAAACTCTCAACTCCATTAAATATATCTCCACAGTTCTCAAGTATCGCAGGCAAAGTGATAACCCTTGCATTACAACCCAATCCCTCATTAAACATTCTATTAAACCCTGGATTTCTTGCACCATAACTCCAAATATCCTTCCCATGAGCTACTTCAAATGGCACTACtaaatcactattttcattattattgtaACTATTCTTAAGCTTTGCACTAAGATTGTGCCATGATGCAACAATTTCTGGGCTATTCTCAAGCAAAAGTAAAGGAGCTACATTAATGAGCATATGAGATAGTGGTGTTTGAGAATAGGCTATGAGGTTTTCAGGTGTGGTTTCTTCTCTGAAAATTCCTCGATGGGTGAGGAATCTCATTATGCGAAACAAAAGTGGTGGAGAGCAATTTAAAGCGGTGGATAGTTGAGAAAGTGTCATTGTTGGTCTGCCATGGCTTTCAATGACATTGGCGATTTTGAGCTCTATGGCGCATTTTATGACGGCTGCTTCTGCAAAACCAAAAACGTATTTGTATATTTGGATCttcgcttcttcttcttcttctttcttccattttgattctttggtGATAGTTTCTTCCATTAATCTTGTGATGTTAATCTCCCTCTATTATCTCTCTACTTGTTTTCCATGTTCTGTctgtatatattattattgagAATCCCACCATGTAGAGATCTAGCtacaatttttataaaatatcttAGTTCCCCAaatattttgtttcttgtttctctctctctgttttttttttttttgaaatgaaGTAATTATTAGGTGTAGGGtaagaaaagtaaaattttgaaaaaaaaaaaagttaaaaacttttgaaaattagCTGAGAATTAAACCTTTTTATTTCCTTGAGAAAAATGGAGtaatgctaaaaaaaaaaattgagagaataaattcaaatttctaaCTTTTGGTAGATAATCTGAAAAcataaatttagaaacaaaagGAGTTCAATAGTtacattttatgttttcatatATGTGTTTGGTGGTAGATTAAAAAAATTGGATTCTagttaaaagaaaatgtttaaaTATGTTTCATACTATActgtatatttataaattataaaactagATATACTTATCCACAAAGATTTGGATGACTATAaactattattaattttttatgaacataatttatgtttaaaaaaattgtgaaacCGTGATTTTAGTCTCtattatttgaaaaaatttagagtttagtctatagtttgataaaatatcaaaaatagacCTGATGATTTGAcaacttttataaataattcCTACAAACAAGACTATTTTtcatgattatatatatataaaagaactaAATTCTAGTTAGAAATAATAGAGACTAAATTCTATCTTTTTAAAGGGacttattttataatttaacctaaaaatttatataattattattttgttttattatataattataatacaTACACAAtacatattataataaaaaaaatgaattgagtTTATACCAGATATattgtatttctaaatacttttatatgtatttaatatagctttgctttttaaaatataaaattcaaattctggatgcaatgaaaatataaaaaagttggTTCTAGAATTGTTTACATAATCAGAAAACAGTTTTTAGAAACAGGATCTGGATTGTTTGTCAAATGCATATTTGTTGAACTTAGTGAATCTGAAAACCTAAAACATAATTCAAATTCTTTACCAAACAGGCTCTAAAACACTACCGTTCGCAAACCGTCGAGCGCCGCAGTCGGACGTTTTCTGTCATGTCGTCCGCCGAGCAGCAAAACCGTCGCAAGTCGCCGAGCCCTCCATTCGTCGCTCCGTCGAAACCATCTGTCATTTCGTGTGTCACCGAACGCCCCAACCCGAGCTGCTGACCCACGCCATCTTCTCCGCCCGACTCGAGTGACAGACCCTCGCCATCTTCTCTGCCCCAAGCCGCACACAGCCGTTTCTCCTTAGCCGCGCGCGTGTCTTCACGTCGAGCCGCCCGCAGCCGCGGTCTCAAGACACCCGGCAATCGACTCCTACCTTCTACCCGAGCCACCCTTCTTTCCAGCCTTGAGCCACCAAGCCATTTTCAAGCCATCTAGTTTATGTTTGGCTTTTTCCCCTAATTTTGGCAAGTCTTGGTAAATTTGAGCGGGTCTTTAGCAAACCTAACTAAGGTTTAATTGTGATCCTAACTAAGttaattgttggattaaattgactagAGTTAACTGGAAACCAAGTTgggaatttgtccaactaagtctaAATCAAGTTCGGCCTCGATTTTTGGGTAAGTTAAACCAACTGGATTTTTCGATTCTTAATCTACTGCgagttaaattatttaaattgaGTTAATTACCCTTGTGGCTTAGGATTCTTTCCCTTGGGAAGCTTGACCACGACTGTTAGGAAAATCTCGATTTAAccaatctctaggtaagagattctactactagacttttgactgaaattaagagatcgcatgtgTGTATGGTTATGCATGGACAATAACTAAATTGCATAACTCGATATTACTGATAATTAATGACATTGTAATGATAATTGATgctgatgactgatgttatgttaagactagtagtatgttgatgaggaCGAGCGTTATGTTTATGATTTAGATATTTGGATAAGTATGCTATGATTGTTATgttatgtcatgtttatgataatgttatgacatgttacatgctatggatagggtgtattGTTAGTTTCATCTATTAGAGTTGTACTCACATGGGTGTCTCTcaagatcaccacctttttatgactgtgtagttcgACTGGATTACCAGtccattatgacattgacatagacatgattacgagtgatttgacggggtcactcacaacccgattatcttagtgtttccttcgggtacactaaagaccagttgtTCTAGGTGTCCccttgggttcaccgaagaccagttatgttcctacgggactacagattgcacgtgttcgggaacgtgtcaATTTAGAgataccactttacaggactctaataaaaagttaacagacacctagcgggattagtagtgggtctcttactgagtatatttttatactcactctttcttgtttaaattttacaggcagaggtagaggtaagagcaaagggAAGCTGGCGACtaacaagaagtgaccgtggcgagccatagggatcacTTTGCTTCCACGTTATGTCATTTGATTCGAtgcactttttattttattttattttatttattttctttaaaaactagATATGGCCCAAGTTAGGATTTTATCTAATTTTATCTTTACaaacatttgtttatgattttttaataagtattagaggttttggtttatttcttatttttaaaattaagaaaattttatttatcttttaattagtaatgacttaggcttagtataaagagttggatcgttacactTGTGTCAATTTAAACCACAAACAAacaattatatcaatttaaaccttgtATTTTAgaagttgtatcaatttaaactttaaactaataattgtatcaatttaaatcatgaacttttataaatatatcaattgaaaaccctaaatttaaataattgtttCACTTGAAACCTTCAATTACGTTTTATTTGGATACACTTATAAAATTAAGGATATAAATTGATACTTTTATGAAAGTTtaggatttaaattgatatagtTATGAAAATTTATGGTTTAAATTGTATAACTGTTAATTTGGTGGCTAAATTGATACAATCCAAAAATTTAGAGTTTAAATTTGTAATACGAATTAttaatttatgatttaaatttatccaaatcAGAGTGGAAGAtataaaatgattttgtttgctttaaattttatgaaGTCTAAATAGATATTTATCCAAAAATTCATTATTGTCTTTGAACAAACAGATATGTTATTGGTTTTGATATTACATAATCTATATTTATCTAATATTTAtagtgtgtgtgttttttttagagaattaaaaaatgtgtttacctcttagtaattACTTTTCAATGGTTTATTATGGCTACTTTAGATTAGGTGCCAGAAATTAATTGTAGAGATTAGCACAAATTAATTTTAGTCATCAACCACCTCGAATATAGTAATGTAGCTATGGAGGACCAATGAAATAGTAttcattctttttcttccaaaaataatgaaaataattcattaaatggcaacaaattcaaagttattttttctagaaaaatagtaaaagatgAATAAATGGGCAAAATATTTTTCCATGATAGCAAACTAACAAAATTGTGCATACATCATTTTTGGACTTAAGGATATTTAGTCACTTTCtaaatattttgtgattttttttactatatttgaataatagaaggtttttcatttttaaaatataatagaaaGTCTGCGTAACAAAGCTaaaaaaattagtcattttttaaatatttcaggtttgtctttTCATCTTCTTATCGGCTTCCTTtgtactcttcttttttatcttttttagcTGCGGTTTCttctattattttttgtttttagatttggataaccaaatctatttctttctatcatctttcttgtttttctctctttttaagTGCATGTAtatctttcttcctctttcttcgttttttttttcatttactgGATGCAccgtatcgtctttcttcttttctatttttacgtttagattaggtaaccaaatctgatagggtataagaatcttgaaaaaattggttaaacgtaactaaaactaaaagactgtatataaaaaatattgaaaaaaatagtttataccaaattttgaaaaaaaaaaccgtttaaatttggagtaaccaaatctaaacaatcatgtacccaaatctaaacaatcgtgtaacccaATGAATTAAAgaatcgtgtaacaaattaaacgatagaattaaaaaacaaatctaaacgatcgtgtaccaaattcattaccaaatatattatgctcattgttgacgggacatttttagTATGTTAcagatatattataaatgtagatatccataacctacatagattacaattttcatataactttCATTCAATTCCATATGGTAAAATTTATCCCATTAAATTTCATAATGTAACCTATACTAtgatatgtcctataaatagaggtgtgTAGGTGATAGGTTTGACATcgcatttgtgtgttgagtgggcattgggcccgtaggtgcgcatggggcgtgcatggtgAGCGTTGGGTGGGCACGACGTACCTAGTGGgcaccgagtgggcacaagacagcgccaataacctctatcgtgggcaccttgcgcgcgccccacaaactcccgcagacgcatggcgcgcgcggtgtcaagggcataattgtccaaggtattatttatcgatggtcgtatgcccgaatacccctaaatcactttatctttatgtcttgaaagtagtttaggttaattctttcgtttaggtgtcaccgagtcacagtgtgacatttcggctttttcatatgcaagcgtgccaaggccaaaaatctcaatatgtactatagagGGTACATAactagtccgacccccgcccaagccttgtcgcactctttgcaagttaagctattttctttgcaattgacagtcttcaatgctttctttatgatgttttcaactatttaatttctctctctcgttttataaaaatattttctcaagaacgaggagggaggctacatcataccgcgagtttgtccgcgaattttgaatttcaaacggctgacttgttgatcgaactaaacaagtgccgcacaatcgtgttgagaagttacgattgtgacacgcggcactctgcgcgcacgccccacgcagacacATGGCCATGCGGTgcgcccgcccatggccgtgccgcattcgtgcgcatgggggcgctcatggtgcatgctcggtgggcatgtaggcatgcacggtgggggtatgggtttgttccaaccacctccatagagttttttttcatgaattctagacgtgggtggtcacgcccaacgcagacgcatgttGCGCGCgacttgcgcgcacgtcccacgcagacgcCTAGGCATGCAGCGCGCGGACACATGACAAAAAATATCATTAAGTCCCAttgaatttcttccttctttattttataacaaaaaaTATCATTAAGTCCAAAAATGATGTAGGCACAATTTTGTTAGTTTGCTATCATGGAAAAATATTTTGCCCATTTATTcatcttttactatttttctagaaaaaataactttgaatttgttgccatttaatgaattattttcattatttttggaagaaaaagaatgaaTACTATTTCATTGGTCCTCCATAGCTACATTACTATATTCGAGGTGGTTGATGACTAAAATTAATTTGTGCTAATCTCTACAATTAATTTCTGGCACCTAATCTAAAGTAGCCATAATAAACCATTGAAAAGTaattactaagaggtaaacacattttttaattctctaaaaaaaacacacacactaTAAATATTAGATAAATATAGATTATGTAATATCAAAACCAATAACATATCTATTTGTTCAAAGACAATAATGAATTTTTGGATAAATATCTATTTAGACttcataaaatttaaagcaaacaaaatcattttataTCTTCCACTCTgatttggataaatttaaatcataaattaaTAATTCGTATTACAAATTTAAACTCTAAATTTTTGAATTGTATCAATTTAGCCACCAAACTAACagttatatcaatttaaaccataaattttcataactatatcaatttaaatcctaAACTTTCATAAAAGTA
It contains:
- the LOC103490399 gene encoding acetylserotonin O-methyltransferase-like isoform X2, with product MEETITKESKWKKEEEEEAKIQIYKYVFGFAEAAVIKCAIELKIANVIESHGRPTMTLSQLSTALNCSPPLLFRIMRFLTHRGIFREETTPENLIAYSQTPLSHMLINVAPLLLLENSPEIVASWHNLSAKLKNSYNNNENSDLVVPFEVAHGKDIWSYGARNPGFNRMFNEGLGCNARVITLPAILENCGDIFNGVESLVDVGGGNGTTLSVLVKAFPWMKGINFDLPNVVSTSEKYDGVEHVGGNMLDFVPKADAAFFM
- the LOC103490399 gene encoding acetylserotonin O-methyltransferase-like isoform X1, whose translation is MEETITKESKWKKEEEEEAKIQIYKYVFGFAEAAVIKCAIELKIANVIESHGRPTMTLSQLSTALNCSPPLLFRIMRFLTHRGIFREETTPENLIAYSQTPLSHMLINVAPLLLLENSPEIVASWHNLSAKLKNSYNNNENSDLVVPFEVAHGKDIWSYGARNPGFNRMFNEGLGCNARVITLPAILENCGDIFNGVESLVDVGGGNGTTLSVLVKAFPWMKGINFDLPNVVSTSEKYDGVEHVGGNMLDFVPKADAAFFMCSLTDEEYSLPPKSSITCSIGVVRGYAFRV